The DNA region TGTCGTCCGGACAGTTGTCTGTTTGTCATGTTGTAAAGTCAGaagaacattttttttctttctccatCTGATCCTGATCCTTCTCCCGCGTAGATATTTGAATTTCCtgcccttttattttatttatttaattttttgctattattcctttttttcttttcttattcgGTAGGATGCTATTTTAATTCATTGATCATTCCTAGGTCTTGGTGCGTGCCTTGGCCGCGTTGACTAACTTTGGTTCTAATAATCAGAGCTTTGTCCGAGTGTGAAAGCGGTCGGTGCCGATAATTTTAGGGTAAGGATATATAAAcacaaaaaaagggaaaggagagAAGGGTAAGGATGTTGTTGTCTTGTGGTTAATCCTGATGTTTACCTCAAAACACTCCTTGGGACGGTTTGTTTTCTCTTCCTGTTCCTCGGATTCTTCCTTTCATCCTCTTGTGGTTGCTATTTTTGAACTTCGCTCTGGTTTCTTAACGTCTAGGTGCATCGATTCCAGCTCCTTATAAATGGTCGTCGTCCTACAATTGGAAACGCTCTAGGTTGGTTGATAATTGGAAATAGAGGAATATGAAGAGACTGGAATCGCGGAAGTCACATTCCTGGTGGTGGGATAGTCACATCAATCCCAAGAACTCGAGATGGCTTGCTGAGAATCTGGAGGGTAAGCAGACGAAAAAATCACTTTTCTTCGTGATGGGTCATAGATAACCTCCCCTGCTAATGAAACCTCTTTTTATCCAAATCTTCTCGTTTTGAGGTCATCCTATTTTTGGTACAAATGAGTGCATAGATGCATATCTTGTAGAATCATACTGAATATTTGAAgactatatgtatatgtagCTCTGAATGATACAAATTCCACCGCTGGAGCTCATTCATATGTGAATCAGGGTCTTGTCATATTGTTCTTGTATTAGCACATTAGAGGGGTGAGCTAGTTAAGGAGCTGAGATCTCTAACCaagctgatttttttttttttttaattttagctGCAAATAATGGAATTCGTAATAAATTTTCTGTGTCAGTAGAGGTGGAAAATTTTCACCAACGTCCTATGGAAGAAATTCCATTAGGAATGGGTAACATAATTTAGAATGAAAGGCCCTCTCTGATAGACGGCCTTTGTTGGTGTTAGGTAGGAGCTATCCAGCACATACATGTTAAAGTTTGGATCAGGGACCAAGATTCCGGCATGTCCCCATTTTTCTCCAGTGAAAAGTCTGGTCCGTCGGATTTTAAATGTGTGAACAAGGTCTATGTCTGATTTTCGGACTCCGAATGGACTCTTGGCAATTCATCTACCCTTTGCCTGGGATTTATGAAAGCGAATTCATCTGTATTTGTTTTTTCTGGAGCTGATGCATGAGAAGGTCAAATGCTGAGAAAAAGAGGATGACCCAATGTCTTGTGATGCCAGAGATGGACCAAAGTGTGAAGAGGATGTTGAAGCTGATAGTGGACGATGGGGATTCTTTCGCGAAGAAGGCAGAGATGTACTACAGGAAAAGGCCCGAGCTTATCTCCCATGTTGAGGAATTCTATCGCATGTACAGGTCCCTAGCTGAACGATATGATCATCTTACTGTTGAATTGCGGAAGAATATCCCTTCAGATCTCCAATCCCAGGGGTCGGGCATATCTGAACTTGGTTATGAAACCCCATCGTCACTTCCTTCCCCTGACTTGAGGCTAGCCCGGCGTAAATCTGGGCAGCAAGCTGCTGGTTTTGACTTTTTCCTTGGTGCTGGTGGCAGCTCGTCAGATAACTTCCACAGGGAAGCAGATGAATCGTCTTCCCTCACTGATTCAGATCCTGACTGTGATGCTTCCTCTGTCAACAACTACTCGGTTATATCAGGGAATGGCGGTGATCAAGCATTGCAAGTGAGAGTATTTGAACTGGAAAATGAGCTCCTTGACACGAAAGAgaagcttcttcaagttcagCATGAAGAGGCTTCGGATGCTTACTGGAAGGATGTGATCAAGAATGGTAGCACTTTTCAAGATTCTTCAACTTTCAATGTTAAATATGAGGAGGAGCTCAGAATTGCAAGGGAGAAGGTGCATCTTTCGGAGGAAGAGATCTCAAAGTTGAAGTTTAAGCTCCAAAAGTATGAATCTGAAGCTCTTTCTGCTAATTTGCTGGATGGACAGTCGGATGTGCCTCTAGTGGAAGAGCTGAAGAAGTTAAAGGAAAAGCTTCAGGATTCTACGAGTGAGATTGATAGCCTGAAAAAGGAAATCGAAAGTGGCAGATCACAGGGAAAGAATCACAAAATATCGGACCACCTTGAGTTGGCTCAGAAAGATGCTGCTGGATGGAAAGCGAAGTTCAGCGCGGAGAGGAGAGAGGTCACCAAGCTTCAGGAAAGACTTGCAAGGTTGAAAAGCAGCTTATCAGACCGGGATCATGAGATCAGGGAACTTAAGACAGCAGTATCCGATGCTGAGGAGAAGATATTTCCTGAGAAGGCTGAGATTAAGGCTGAAATAGCTAGATTGATGGAGGAATGTGCTTGCATGGAGGAACATCTCAGAGAGTGGGAATCGCGTGGCCGTTCAATGGAGGAGGAAATCAGGAAGGTGAAGGCTGAGATGTTGCGAGTGGAAGAAAGACTTAACACTGAGATCCAGCAATTAAAGGCAGACATTATTGATAGAGATCAGCACATACTAGATTTGATGCGAAGCTTCGAAGCAATGCAATTGGAAATGGCTGGACTTAGTGATGAGGTTGTTGCGCTGAAAACAGATGTTTGCTCTAAGGACTATCAGATTGCCCAAATTAATGAGCAGATGCACCGATTGCAAGGGGAATGTGCAGAGCTCATTGCAGCTTCTAACAGGGCTGATGGATTGGCTGAAGAGTTGAGTTCGAGGGTGGAGGAACTGGAGGGAGAGGTTGAAAAGCAGAGGCTTGCGATTTTGGAAGGAGCAGAAGAGAAGCGAGAAGCCATCAGACAGCTGTGTTTCTCGTTGGAGCATTACAGGAGCAGTTATTGCAAGCTCCGCCATGCCTTCTTAGGGCATAATAACAAGCAATATAGGCGCACTTCAGTAGCTTATTGAACCCCTCCTGCATGTGCCGGTTTGCTCACTACAGCCTTTATGGAGAAGCAAATTTTAGTAGGCTTTCCTTGTCTATGATAGAAGGTTTTACGCACAATAATTGAAGGTTTGCGCACTAGCACAATAATGGAAGGTTTTACCCCGTCTATGATCTGAGGAGGGAGATTTGGAGTCAAAGTTAATACTCTTTAATCAGTGATTTGGCCGTCCCTGTAATTTGGCCGGTCTGTGATCACCCTTTGAGTTGCTTTGTGTATTATGTATTAAATTTCTTtaaggaaaaagacaaaaaccccCCTTGTGCTTTGGGgttagggtaaattgcaccttGTTCTTTCGTTTGAGATAAATCGCACCATGTTCTTTGCTCCGTCAGACATAGAGGGTTACGGCgtcaaattaattttcattttcggtcctcaatctttaatcttttaatcattttggattaaaatgaaacaaaaaagaaagtttaGGATATGaatcataaaagaaaaagatttagaatcaaaatgattaaaaggttaaagattgaggattgaaaatgaaaaataatttgacgCCGCGACCCCTTATGTCTGACGGAGCAAAGAACATGGTGCGATTTGTCCCAAACGAAAGAACTATGTGCAATTTGTCCCAATCCCAAAGTATAAGGAGGTTTTCGTCTTTTTCCCATTTCTTTATTAACCTCCGAGGGTCTCCTCTTGAGTTAAGATTTGTGAAAAGCCTTGAGCGAGTATGTGATGTGGAGAACGAGAACATGCTATGCATGATTATCTTCTGCAGTTTGTCGATGAGTAAGTTGTAGAGCTCTgcataattattactattgGTTGTGGAGCTCGTGAATTGCACGAGATAGTTTCACCagtttaaaaagaaattatgaaaaaaatttgaaagaaaaattgcaTTGCTTAACTTGTCACATATAGAATTATATTTTGCCTCTTACATCTACACTAATAACTGAACAAAATTAAACTAAATTCGTATAAAaagttgaaataaataatgaaaataaaaggaaaattatcTATAATATGTGGAAGTCACATAtatcagaaaaagaaagaacgataaaaaataaaactcaaCATGAAACTTTTTCAAGCTAAATTCAAAAGAACACCTTAGTTGACTGAACATATCAGGGTGTGCTATTCGTAATGTTCCACAAAGaatctataaaaaatataatcagattttttgataatttcaaaagattttataataaaaaataatttgatcatATTGCATTCAATTGGAGATCACCATAgtatctaaattttttttggtattttcagttttttctaaaatgaactattataattgaaaataattttagaagattttgttgataattttataatcaaaaataatttaaaattttaaaaactcaaaggACGGAGAAAATTCCATTTGAAAATCGAGTTTTTTAAGGCCATTTGGTTGGACCCACCTCGTCcttactttcatatatatattagtcgTGAAACCCTGTGCTGCAAGGGAtagaatttgataaaaaaaatttaaagaattttataatatagtaTGTTAAACATTAatgtatattaatatatatcattataatttatattttctttaatattattataagatTAAATAATAACTTTGATCATACAGATTATGAAATAGTTCTTattaaaaatgacaaattgaAATTAGTACGTTACTGTATAAGTTATAAAAtgtgaaacaaattgaaaaactcatgtttttaaaattgaagaacTCACGTCTACCTTAGCAAAATAATAGACATGTTTGGCCTTTAACATTGTCAATATTTGTATGGTGTTATgttgtattaaaaattgaccttgtgaaaaaatattagttttaaaaatttgttcTTGGATAACATTAATACACCCAAAAGGATAAAATTAagttatcttttattattcttttcaatTAATACACCGACGTATAGTGGCGAGCTGAGATCTACGTGATTCGAACTCGTAATGTTTAAGTAGAGCGCTTGAAGCTTAACCACTAGACCACTCATGCTGGTGGTACTGTATTTCAAGTTATCTTCTCTTTAATTATGACCAGGGATTGATTCCAAGTGTCTTCCGTcgataaaatagtaatttttAGGTTGCTATAGGACACAGCataatataatagaatataATTGCAATCTGATCCCTATTTAAGAAGATactataataaataataaaacatgcaaccGGCCTCTAAAGAAATTATTTGCTATCTCAGATCATGTGACCTGACtcaaactggattagtcaggcCTTGTTGGACTTTTCAGATATAAGGATacataccgaaaaaaaaaattacttggaTACTATTAGCTTCAACTTTAGTTTACGAGgctcacaatttttttaatcactcGAAGTTCAgcttattatttttctcacgTATAAGATATAgaattgagattttttttccctgttaTAAGAAGATCCATGGACTCGGTACAAAGATAAGAAGttaaactaaataaaatggcacATAAGTTTCATTAGTGATGATTGAACCCTTGATCCCAAGTCGGCATTTAGACCACTGCAGTGAGACCCCTTTCTCAATAGAACTGAGATTTAGTAAAGACATGATGtaaaatccaaactttacatTGTGTTTTATAGTGTTTGGTTATAAACTACCGGCAacgagacagagagagagagagagaccggTGGCAGAGAGACTACCGGTTCCATCTTTGATTTCTTCTGATCTCACGACGGTTTGACCGtgtcaatttgattttaactttttccatatagaaatattaataagggtattttggtcttTTAATCATTACTAAAATCATATTCTGTATCTATTCAGGTCAACAGAATAAAGatattaaatttcaatttttctattcCATTCAACcaaacataaaaaaatgtcATTAGGATCTTAATTCTAACCCTTCTCAATTCCATTTCTGTGAGCCAAACTCGAGGTTAAAGTAAAATACTCATATAgcattctttttcattttcggtggataattttttattaaagcatttaattatattatattatttaatattattcgATTAAATGTGGTGAAATCAGCTGGAATATACATGGCAGTACACATTTTGGAATGAATACACAATTGAATCCGCCCAGAGATTGGAAAACTTTTAGTCAAGTCACGGATCTCTAGctctattttgttttttttatggaCATATCGTACTTTAATTCATTTGTATCGTACTTCTATTTATAAACTCTTTATACAGTCGACTGCATGTGCGTACTGTTAGTTGCTTTGTGTACTAAACTACATGATGCAGCCGACTAAACTACTTGATACAGCCGACTAAACTACATAATGCAACCTTATGTTTGAAGAGTTTGTTTTTCGAAGTATGGCATAAATGAACACTAGTACAACACGAGTACAACAAGTTTAGAAAAGACAAAACAGCAATGGAGGTCCTtgacttgattgaaaaattcCTCGGAGATAGGAATGCAAAGTTGTAAGGAGGAAAGACGGTGGGCGAGAgtgagagaggaagagggaaCTCAGTTTGAAATGAAAATCTCCTCCCGCTTTCGCATCTGTAAGATGCAGGGAAAAGACACTAAACGGAAATTAAATCTCTTATTtgacattattattttattgagaaaaagaaatgatggatttattttctttttattttgttgaattCTTCGACCTTCAATCCCCCAAATTGAgaatttgaattaaaaaattaaaaaaatatgccACATTACCCAAATTTTACAATCTTCGACtaagataataatatcattaacgaaattataatcatacttGAATTAATCGATCAATGTGTTATCAaactttaattattatattgagaAATAAGAGACTTTTTACAAGATTTTTTACAAGTTGCGAACGAACTTGTGTTTTCTAGAAAAATATACAATTTTACAcaattaacaaattaaatattaaaaaagtattaaaaatatttgtcTCCATAAGTAAtaagaaattttcattaatatcatgtaaattaaattttattaattttccacACTCGTACAATGTCTGGGATTGCACCTAATTTGaataaaaactttaaaaatttgaatagaCTATGGTGCCCCCATTTTATACCTATACTATAATATAAGAGAGAGGTGACCTTTTTTGTCtcaccatttattttccaaattaCTATTATTAAATATGTTTTGATTGATAAAAGTCATTAATTTGAGAATAAAGTGgtaaaattacttaaaaatcTACCTACTAACCTCATTTTCTCACTCTCCTATTTTTTCCCCATCCTCTTCTTTAGGGCCAACAGTATTCGAtacgacacgataacacgacatAAATGCGATACATAGTTAAGCAGGTTTGGGTTAAAACTAAATGTATTTAGTGTCTAAATAGGTCAAACTTGTTTAGAGATGATAAATAAACGTGTTTAAACGTATTCAACCATTgtaacccgtttagacacggttAGACCTATTTGTATTATGCGTTATTGTGgtaataaatttgtttcacatattgtatcaatttat from Punica granatum isolate Tunisia-2019 chromosome 3, ASM765513v2, whole genome shotgun sequence includes:
- the LOC116199746 gene encoding protein NETWORKED 4A isoform X1 — translated: MKRLESRKSHSWWWDSHINPKNSRWLAENLEEMDQSVKRMLKLIVDDGDSFAKKAEMYYRKRPELISHVEEFYRMYRSLAERYDHLTVELRKNIPSDLQSQGSGISELGYETPSSLPSPDLRLARRKSGQQAAGFDFFLGAGGSSSDNFHREADESSSLTDSDPDCDASSVNNYSVISGNGGDQALQVRVFELENELLDTKEKLLQVQHEEASDAYWKDVIKNGSTFQDSSTFNVKYEEELRIAREKVHLSEEEISKLKFKLQKYESEALSANLLDGQSDVPLVEELKKLKEKLQDSTSEIDSLKKEIESGRSQGKNHKISDHLELAQKDAAGWKAKFSAERREVTKLQERLARLKSSLSDRDHEIRELKTAVSDAEEKIFPEKAEIKAEIARLMEECACMEEHLREWESRGRSMEEEIRKVKAEMLRVEERLNTEIQQLKADIIDRDQHILDLMRSFEAMQLEMAGLSDEVVALKTDVCSKDYQIAQINEQMHRLQGECAELIAASNRADGLAEELSSRVEELEGEVEKQRLAILEGAEEKREAIRQLCFSLEHYRSSYCKLRHAFLGHNNKQYRRTSVAY
- the LOC116199746 gene encoding protein NETWORKED 4A isoform X2: MRRSNAEKKRMTQCLVMPEMDQSVKRMLKLIVDDGDSFAKKAEMYYRKRPELISHVEEFYRMYRSLAERYDHLTVELRKNIPSDLQSQGSGISELGYETPSSLPSPDLRLARRKSGQQAAGFDFFLGAGGSSSDNFHREADESSSLTDSDPDCDASSVNNYSVISGNGGDQALQVRVFELENELLDTKEKLLQVQHEEASDAYWKDVIKNGSTFQDSSTFNVKYEEELRIAREKVHLSEEEISKLKFKLQKYESEALSANLLDGQSDVPLVEELKKLKEKLQDSTSEIDSLKKEIESGRSQGKNHKISDHLELAQKDAAGWKAKFSAERREVTKLQERLARLKSSLSDRDHEIRELKTAVSDAEEKIFPEKAEIKAEIARLMEECACMEEHLREWESRGRSMEEEIRKVKAEMLRVEERLNTEIQQLKADIIDRDQHILDLMRSFEAMQLEMAGLSDEVVALKTDVCSKDYQIAQINEQMHRLQGECAELIAASNRADGLAEELSSRVEELEGEVEKQRLAILEGAEEKREAIRQLCFSLEHYRSSYCKLRHAFLGHNNKQYRRTSVAY